From one Rosa rugosa chromosome 4, drRosRugo1.1, whole genome shotgun sequence genomic stretch:
- the LOC133745845 gene encoding uncharacterized protein LOC133745845, giving the protein MGVYADICNDTVEEAEKFLGQPLHLLFSFTLIVLMGHPLEAHCHLLSLVLAHSEQHWHLRSVICKTHLKRGLSPIGRIHKGVFLLDEGTSAMLLVMVWRPHISFLTLPAILRWSVLGNGL; this is encoded by the exons ATGGGTGTTTATGCAGATATATGTAATGACACAGTTGAAGAAGCTGAAAAGTTTTTGGGTCAACCTTTACATTTGCTGTTCTCATTTACACTGATTGTACTGATGGGACATCCCTTGGAAGCTCATTGTCACCTCCTTTCCCTGGTCCTTGCACACTCAGAACAGCATTGGCACCTAAGAAGTGTGATTTGTAAAACCCACCTAAAACGTGGTCTAAGTCCAATCGGCAGAATTCACAAAGGTGTGTTCCTTCTGGATGAAG GAACCTCTGCAATGTTACTCGTCATGGTCTGGAGACCTCACATCAGTTTCCTGACTCTACCAGCAATATTGAG GTGGTCAGTTCTAGGAAATGGCCTTTGA
- the LOC133745109 gene encoding uncharacterized protein LOC133745109: MAASESRKRKQPTHRKLLRNAKVEMRSEEEGFQGSWHPGTVISVDCKRRRHVQYHHFLNDDGDSLVDVVSVSPILDGIDSGNVDRTCYRGNIRPLPPKIELSKSRLQYGLCVDVFHNDAWWEGVIFDHDDDSEERMIFFPDLGDELKTGIDTLRITQDWDEVTDNWRQRGIWVFLELIQKYKQEWYIAGVSLKQIWYDVRDKEGFEEQIKEWTCPIRDVWEELVVMVIDDNINITVDTLLGFLDLPRCMSPEAEKSQIELDSAGFVSDANLNPFSWSCDQFLKNTKSEVVVPFPDVTKCILPVEDKNRLSCNRVYSRKRIGRFKRRLGTPQMATPNTTS, from the exons ATGGCTGCATCTGAATCCAGGAAGAGAAAGCAGCCTACTCACAGAAAGCTACTCAGAAATGCCAAGGTCGAAAtgagaagtgaagaagaagggttTCAGGGCTCCTGGCACCCGGGGACTGTAATTTCCGTCGACTGCAAACGACGTCGTCACGTTCAGTACCATCATTTTCTGAACGATGATGGTGATAGTCTTGTTGATGTTGTTTCCGTTTCACCCATTTTGGATGGCATTGATTCCGGCAATGTGGACCGGACTTGCTATCGGGGGAATATAAGGCCGTTGCCGCCGAAGATCGAGTTATCAAAATCTAGGCTTCAGTATGGTCTCTGTGTTGATGTGTTCCATAATGATGCTTGGTGGGAAGGTGTCATCTTTGATCATGATGATGATTCAG AGGAGAGGATGATCTTCTTTCCGGATCTGGGGGACGAGCTCAAGACTGGAATCGACACTCTGCGAATTACTCAGGACTGGGATGAGGTTACAGACAATTGGCGGCAGCGTGGGATTTGGGTGTTTCTTGAGCTGATTCAGAAATACAAGCAAGAATGGTACATTGCTGGTGTTTCCCTGAAGCAGATTTGGTATGACGTGCGGGACAAGGAGGGGTTTGAGGAGCAGATCAAGGAGTGGACGTGCCCGATTAGAGATGTGTGGGAAGAACTGGTTGTGATGGTAATTGATGATAACATAAACATCACTGTGGACACACTGCTTGGTTTTTTGGATTTGCCAAGATGCATGTCACCAGAGGCAGAAAAGAGCCAGATAGAATTGGATTCTGCTGGTTTTGTTTCTGATGCTAATCTGAATCCTTTTTCCTGGTCTTGTGACCAATTCCTAAAGAATACTAAATCCGAAGTGGTAGTCCCTTTTCCTGATGTGACCAAGTGTATTCTGCCTGTGGAAGATAAGAACCGGTTGAGTTGTAACCGAGTATATTCTAGGAAGAGAATCGGTAGGTTTAAGAGGAGATTGGGAACACCGCAGATGGCAACTCCAAATACTACAAGCTGA